A window from Symbiopectobacterium purcellii encodes these proteins:
- the aceF gene encoding pyruvate dehydrogenase complex dihydrolipoyllysine-residue acetyltransferase produces MAIEINVPDIGADEVEVTEVMVKVGDKVEAEQSLITVEGDKASMEVPSPQAGVVKEIKVAVGDKVATGKLIMVFEAEGAAAAAPAPAETKAAAPAPAAAASAAKEVAVPDIGGDEVEVTEIMVKVGDSVSAEQSLITVEGDKASMEVPAPFAGVVKAININTGDKVKTGSLIMVFEVAGAAGAAAPAQQAAAAPAAAASGPKEVNVPDIGGDEVEVTEVMVKVGDKIAAEQSLITVEGDKASMEVPAPFAGTVKEIKVSTGDKVKTGSLIMVFEVEGAAPAAPAAKQEAAPAAQPAKAAAPAPAAAKADAKGEFAENDAYVHATPVIRRLAREFGVNLAKVKGSGRKGRILREDIQAYVKDAVKRAESAPAAGAATGGSLPGLLPWPKIDFSKFGEVEEVELGRIQKISGANLSRNWVVIPHVTHFDKTDITDLEAFRKQQNVEAEKRKLDVKITPVVFIMKAVATALEQMPRFNSSLSEDAQRLTLKKYINIGVAVDTPNGLVVPVFKDVNKKGIIELSRELMAISKKARDGKLTAGEMQGGCFTISSIGGLGTTHFAPIVNAPEVAILGVSKSAMEPVWNGKEFTPRLMMPISLSFDHRVIDGADGARFITIINNTLSDIRRLVM; encoded by the coding sequence ATGGCTATCGAAATCAACGTACCGGATATCGGTGCAGATGAAGTTGAAGTCACCGAAGTGATGGTGAAGGTGGGCGACAAGGTAGAAGCTGAACAGTCGCTGATCACCGTGGAAGGCGACAAAGCCTCCATGGAAGTGCCTTCTCCTCAGGCTGGCGTGGTGAAAGAGATTAAAGTGGCTGTCGGCGATAAAGTGGCGACGGGCAAACTGATCATGGTCTTCGAAGCCGAGGGTGCAGCTGCTGCTGCACCGGCTCCGGCGGAAACCAAAGCTGCTGCGCCTGCCCCTGCAGCAGCCGCGAGCGCGGCGAAAGAAGTGGCCGTGCCGGATATCGGCGGCGACGAAGTTGAAGTTACTGAAATCATGGTTAAAGTGGGTGACAGCGTGAGCGCTGAGCAGTCGCTGATCACGGTGGAAGGTGACAAGGCTTCCATGGAAGTGCCAGCACCGTTCGCGGGCGTGGTGAAAGCGATCAACATCAACACCGGCGACAAAGTGAAAACCGGCTCGCTGATCATGGTTTTTGAAGTCGCAGGCGCTGCTGGTGCGGCGGCTCCGGCCCAGCAAGCGGCTGCTGCTCCTGCCGCTGCGGCGTCTGGTCCGAAAGAAGTTAACGTACCGGATATCGGTGGCGACGAAGTTGAAGTCACTGAAGTGATGGTGAAAGTCGGCGACAAAATTGCCGCTGAACAATCTCTGATCACCGTAGAAGGCGACAAGGCTTCTATGGAAGTTCCGGCACCGTTCGCGGGCACCGTGAAAGAGATCAAAGTCAGCACTGGCGACAAAGTGAAAACCGGCTCGCTGATCATGGTGTTTGAAGTGGAAGGCGCTGCGCCTGCTGCTCCGGCCGCCAAACAAGAAGCCGCTCCGGCAGCGCAACCGGCGAAAGCCGCTGCACCTGCACCGGCTGCTGCCAAGGCAGACGCTAAAGGCGAATTCGCTGAAAACGATGCTTACGTTCACGCAACGCCTGTCATCCGCCGTCTGGCGCGTGAGTTCGGCGTAAACCTGGCGAAAGTGAAGGGCAGCGGCCGTAAAGGTCGTATCCTGCGTGAAGACATCCAGGCTTATGTGAAAGACGCGGTTAAACGCGCTGAATCCGCACCTGCTGCGGGCGCTGCGACCGGTGGCTCTCTGCCGGGTCTGTTGCCGTGGCCGAAAATCGACTTCAGCAAGTTCGGTGAAGTGGAAGAAGTTGAACTGGGCCGTATCCAGAAGATCTCTGGTGCCAACCTGAGCCGTAACTGGGTGGTTATCCCGCACGTTACGCACTTCGACAAAACGGATATCACCGATCTGGAAGCGTTCCGTAAACAGCAGAACGTGGAAGCGGAAAAACGCAAACTGGATGTGAAGATCACCCCTGTGGTGTTCATCATGAAAGCCGTTGCGACTGCGCTTGAGCAGATGCCGCGTTTCAACAGCTCGCTGTCTGAAGATGCTCAACGTCTGACGCTGAAGAAATACATCAACATCGGTGTTGCCGTTGATACGCCGAATGGTCTGGTGGTTCCGGTGTTTAAAGACGTGAACAAGAAAGGCATCATCGAGCTGTCTCGCGAGCTGATGGCTATCTCCAAGAAAGCCCGTGATGGCAAGCTGACTGCGGGCGAAATGCAGGGTGGTTGCTTCACCATCTCCAGCATTGGTGGCCTCGGCACCACGCACTTCGCGCCGATCGTCAATGCGCCGGAAGTGGCTATCCTGGGTGTGTCCAAGTCTGCGATGGAACCGGTCTGGAATGGTAAAGAGTTTACGCCGCGTCTGATGATGCCGATCTCTCTGTCCTTCGACCACCGTGTCATTGACGGTGCTGATGGTGCTCGCTTTATCACCATCATCAACAACACTTTGTCTGACATCCGCCGCCTGGTGATGTAA
- a CDS encoding class I SAM-dependent methyltransferase: protein MKNKIMPHADLPPAAHHFDVTTFDDYAELYENLFLLPYRHELELPTLEKLLGNLTGLTVLDFGCGSGIITRWLHEKGAAKVFGYDISEGMLRFAKKKEEETGKGITYLSAIDESHYEKFDIVLAIYVIPYIPDKSTLLELAKTMAHLLKSGGRVITLPIHPHFNPNPEYYRQYGFRLTEKGPRSDGSLIDLHLCFPPYNVNIEARYWSEETLNNILCQAGLKAIRWQKLLPPDPPNSELDDYLNAPHAAIIEATKD, encoded by the coding sequence ATGAAAAATAAAATAATGCCACACGCTGATTTACCGCCAGCAGCACACCATTTCGATGTGACAACGTTTGATGACTACGCCGAGCTTTATGAGAATTTGTTCTTATTGCCATATCGTCATGAGCTTGAACTTCCTACATTGGAGAAATTGCTGGGCAATCTCACCGGATTAACCGTTCTGGATTTTGGTTGTGGATCCGGCATTATTACTCGCTGGCTTCATGAAAAAGGTGCCGCAAAGGTTTTTGGTTATGATATATCCGAGGGGATGCTACGCTTTGCAAAAAAGAAAGAAGAGGAAACCGGTAAAGGAATAACGTATCTTTCAGCGATAGATGAAAGCCACTATGAAAAATTCGATATCGTCTTGGCTATCTATGTTATCCCTTATATTCCGGATAAATCGACGCTGCTTGAACTGGCAAAGACGATGGCCCATCTACTGAAGTCCGGTGGCCGTGTGATAACCTTACCGATACATCCACATTTTAATCCAAATCCTGAATATTATCGTCAATATGGATTTCGCCTTACAGAAAAAGGGCCGCGTTCAGACGGTAGTCTTATTGATCTACACCTTTGCTTCCCGCCCTATAACGTGAATATTGAGGCGCGTTATTGGTCAGAAGAAACGTTAAATAACATTTTATGCCAAGCGGGTCTTAAGGCTATCCGCTGGCAAAAATTGTTGCCGCCTGATCCCCCAAATAGCGAACTCGACGATTATCTCAACGCCCCCCATGCGGCGATTATCGAAGCGACGAAAGACTAA
- the lpdA gene encoding dihydrolipoyl dehydrogenase, with amino-acid sequence MSTEIKAQVVVLGAGPAGYSAAFRCADLGLETVLVERYSTLGGVCLNVGCIPSKALLHVAKVIEEAKALAEHGIVFGEPQTDIDKIRLWKEKVITQLTGGLAGMAKGRKVKVVNGLGKFTGANTLEVDGAEGKTVINFDNAIIAAGSRPIQLPFIPHDDPRVWDSTDALELKNVPGRLLVMGGGIIGLEMGTVYHALGSQIDVVEMFDQVIPAADKDIVKVFTKRISKKFNLMLETKVTAVEAKEDGIYVSMEGKKAPAEPQRYDAVLVAIGRVPNGKNLDAAKAGVEVDERGFIHVDKQLRTNVPHIYAIGDIVGQPMLAHKGVHEGHVAAEVIAGKKHYFDPKVIPSIAYTEPEVAWVGLTEKEAKEKGISFETATFPWAASGRAIASDCADGMTKLIFDKETHRVIGGAIVGTNGGELLGEIGLAIEMGCDAEDIALTIHAHPTLHESVGLAAEVFEGSITDLPNPKAKKK; translated from the coding sequence ATGAGTACAGAAATTAAAGCTCAGGTAGTGGTACTGGGTGCTGGCCCTGCGGGTTACTCTGCGGCGTTTCGCTGCGCGGACCTGGGGCTGGAAACCGTACTGGTAGAGCGCTACTCCACGCTGGGTGGTGTGTGTCTGAACGTGGGCTGTATCCCTTCTAAAGCGCTGCTGCACGTAGCAAAAGTTATCGAAGAAGCAAAAGCGCTGGCGGAGCACGGTATCGTGTTTGGCGAACCGCAAACCGACATCGACAAGATTCGTCTGTGGAAAGAGAAAGTTATCACCCAGTTGACGGGCGGTCTGGCCGGTATGGCGAAAGGCCGTAAAGTGAAAGTGGTCAACGGTCTGGGCAAATTTACCGGTGCGAATACCCTGGAAGTTGATGGTGCTGAAGGCAAAACCGTGATCAACTTTGATAACGCGATCATTGCCGCCGGTTCTCGTCCGATTCAGCTGCCGTTTATTCCTCATGATGACCCGCGCGTGTGGGATTCTACCGATGCGCTGGAACTGAAAAACGTACCGGGGCGTCTGCTGGTCATGGGCGGCGGTATTATCGGTCTGGAAATGGGCACCGTGTACCATGCGCTGGGTTCTCAGATCGATGTGGTTGAAATGTTCGATCAGGTGATCCCGGCGGCGGATAAAGACATCGTTAAAGTCTTCACCAAACGCATCAGCAAGAAATTCAACCTGATGCTCGAAACCAAAGTCACGGCGGTAGAAGCCAAAGAAGACGGTATCTACGTCTCGATGGAAGGCAAGAAAGCCCCTGCTGAACCGCAGCGTTATGACGCGGTACTGGTGGCTATCGGCCGTGTGCCGAACGGTAAAAACCTCGATGCCGCTAAAGCAGGAGTGGAAGTTGACGAGCGTGGCTTTATCCACGTTGACAAACAATTGCGCACCAACGTGCCGCACATCTATGCTATCGGCGATATCGTCGGTCAGCCGATGCTGGCGCACAAAGGCGTGCATGAAGGTCACGTGGCCGCTGAAGTTATCGCGGGCAAAAAACACTACTTCGATCCGAAAGTGATCCCGTCCATCGCCTACACCGAACCGGAAGTGGCATGGGTGGGTCTGACAGAGAAAGAAGCGAAAGAGAAAGGTATCAGCTTCGAAACGGCGACCTTCCCGTGGGCGGCGTCTGGCCGTGCCATCGCTTCTGACTGCGCGGACGGCATGACCAAGCTGATTTTCGACAAAGAAACGCACCGTGTTATCGGTGGCGCGATTGTCGGTACCAACGGCGGTGAACTGCTGGGTGAAATCGGTCTGGCGATCGAAATGGGCTGTGATGCTGAAGACATTGCGCTGACCATTCACGCTCACCCGACGCTGCACGAATCTGTTGGCCTGGCGGCTGAAGTGTTTGAAGGCAGCATCACCGACCTGCCGAACCCGAAAGCGAAGAAAAAATAA
- a CDS encoding Gfo/Idh/MocA family protein encodes MATIKWAIMGTGTIAKSFAQGLDSLADAELYAVGSRYLQHAEQFGERFPAQKYYCSYEALACDPDVDVVYIATPNSAHKDNILLCLNHGKSVLCEKPFTLNRHETAEVIRVAREKNLFLMEGMWTRFFPVYRQVREWLDAEAIGPVRMVSADFGFRREGPAEDRKVGLHRGGGALMDVGVYPISFASWVFRQAPSTITGVASLYETGVDDLSAMTLLYPDGQVAVLSCSINTPTQKEARIIGNKGTIVIPEFSKAISATLAVIGEAPVTVTFPLEGNGYNYQAAAVMACLRAGKTECELMPLDESLAIMAQMDELRRQWGVVFPGER; translated from the coding sequence ATGGCAACCATCAAATGGGCAATCATGGGCACCGGCACTATTGCGAAAAGCTTCGCACAGGGGTTGGACTCGTTAGCGGATGCAGAGCTTTATGCCGTGGGTTCGCGTTATTTGCAACATGCCGAACAGTTTGGCGAGCGTTTTCCCGCGCAGAAATACTACTGCAGCTATGAGGCGTTGGCCTGCGATCCCGATGTTGACGTGGTGTATATCGCCACGCCCAACAGCGCCCATAAAGACAATATCTTGTTATGCCTGAATCACGGTAAGTCAGTGCTCTGTGAGAAGCCCTTTACCTTGAATCGTCATGAAACCGCAGAGGTCATCCGCGTCGCGCGTGAAAAAAATCTTTTTCTGATGGAAGGCATGTGGACGCGCTTCTTTCCGGTTTACCGACAAGTCCGTGAATGGCTTGATGCTGAGGCTATCGGCCCGGTGCGTATGGTGAGCGCCGATTTCGGTTTTCGTCGTGAAGGACCTGCCGAAGATCGCAAAGTGGGCTTGCATCGTGGCGGCGGCGCATTGATGGATGTCGGGGTTTACCCCATCTCATTTGCATCCTGGGTTTTCCGGCAGGCTCCATCCACGATCACCGGCGTTGCCAGCCTGTACGAAACCGGTGTGGATGACCTGTCTGCCATGACGCTGCTCTATCCGGATGGGCAAGTGGCGGTGTTGTCCTGCTCGATCAACACCCCGACGCAAAAAGAAGCGCGGATCATCGGTAATAAGGGGACCATCGTTATTCCCGAATTCTCCAAAGCGATCTCCGCCACGCTGGCGGTGATTGGCGAAGCACCCGTCACGGTAACCTTTCCGCTTGAAGGCAATGGCTATAACTATCAGGCAGCCGCTGTCATGGCATGTTTGCGCGCAGGAAAAACCGAATGCGAACTGATGCCGCTCGATGAGAGCCTGGCGATTATGGCGCAGATGGATGAACTGCGGCGGCAGTGGGGGGTTGTGTTTCCGGGGGAGAGATAA